A region of Micromonospora chokoriensis DNA encodes the following proteins:
- a CDS encoding 4Fe-4S dicluster domain-containing protein: MPHTNALYGPLDPAPDAGYENAPPRMGFFTDTSVCIGCKACEVACKEWNGVPESGLDLLGMSYDNTGALTANSWRHVAFVEQPRRAGLATPAFAGDPDGPPVSPVTAAAGALTSAHTGTDPGLSAGSPEAAARMSAGPEFLGMPGAQPPGRGTGVEGRTDFRWLMMSDVCKHCTHAACLDVCPTGSLFRTEFGTVVVQEDICNGCGYCISACPYGVIDQRRGDGRAWKCTLCYDRLGAGMTPACAQACPTESIQYGPLDELRERAAARVNTLHERGVPEARLYGHDPNDGVGGDGAFFLLLDEPEVYGLPPDPVVTTRDLPAMWKHAGLAALAMTAATVVAFLGRRS; encoded by the coding sequence ATGCCCCACACCAATGCCCTGTACGGTCCGCTGGACCCGGCGCCGGACGCGGGTTACGAGAACGCGCCGCCGCGGATGGGGTTCTTCACCGACACGAGTGTGTGTATCGGTTGCAAGGCGTGTGAGGTGGCCTGCAAGGAGTGGAACGGTGTGCCGGAGAGCGGCCTGGACCTGCTCGGCATGTCGTACGACAACACGGGTGCGTTGACCGCGAACTCGTGGCGGCACGTGGCGTTCGTCGAGCAGCCCCGTCGTGCCGGGTTGGCAACCCCGGCGTTCGCGGGGGACCCGGACGGGCCCCCGGTCAGCCCGGTCACGGCGGCGGCCGGCGCGTTGACCAGCGCCCACACCGGCACCGATCCGGGCCTGTCCGCCGGCTCGCCCGAGGCGGCGGCCCGGATGTCGGCCGGCCCGGAGTTCCTGGGGATGCCGGGTGCGCAGCCGCCGGGTCGGGGCACCGGTGTCGAGGGGCGGACGGATTTCCGCTGGTTGATGATGTCGGACGTGTGCAAGCACTGCACGCATGCGGCGTGTCTGGATGTGTGTCCGACGGGGTCGTTGTTCCGGACGGAGTTCGGGACGGTGGTGGTGCAGGAGGACATCTGCAACGGGTGTGGGTACTGCATTTCCGCCTGTCCGTACGGGGTGATCGATCAGCGTAGGGGTGATGGTCGGGCGTGGAAGTGCACGTTGTGTTACGACCGGTTGGGTGCGGGGATGACGCCGGCGTGTGCGCAGGCGTGTCCGACGGAGTCGATCCAGTACGGGCCCCTGGACGAGTTGCGGGAGCGGGCTGCGGCCCGGGTGAACACCCTGCACGAGCGGGGTGTGCCGGAGGCGCGGTTGTACGGGCACGACCCGAACGACGGCGTCGGCGGTGACGGGGCGTTCTTCCTGCTGCTCGACGAGCCCGAGGTGTACGGGTTGCCGCCGGACCCGGTCGTGACCACCCGGGACCTGCCGGCCATGTGGAAACACGCCGGGCTGGCCGCCCTGGCGATGACCGCCGCCACCGTTGTCGCGTTCCTGGGCAGGCGGTCATGA
- a CDS encoding VOC family protein, producing the protein MAFPNLSNVSIGLRSAAHVGIAVSDLDRSVAFYQALLGKEPVVRDESMHGAGFAQSQGLPTTKLRYATFNLDNLGIDLIQFQEPVGEVAQVAANRPGSMHLCFHVDDVRSVFDRMRAAGIEFLGEPYTFAAGEVNPPEALGTEVAYFNDPDGTNLELIAPKGGFARSE; encoded by the coding sequence ATGGCATTCCCCAACCTCTCGAACGTGTCCATCGGCCTCAGGTCGGCCGCGCACGTCGGGATCGCGGTGAGTGACCTCGACCGTTCGGTCGCGTTCTACCAGGCCCTGCTCGGCAAGGAACCGGTGGTCCGGGACGAGAGCATGCACGGAGCCGGTTTCGCGCAGTCCCAGGGGCTGCCGACGACGAAGCTGCGGTACGCCACCTTCAACCTCGACAACCTGGGCATCGACCTGATCCAGTTCCAGGAGCCGGTCGGCGAGGTCGCCCAGGTGGCCGCCAACCGGCCCGGCTCGATGCACCTCTGCTTCCACGTGGACGACGTGCGCTCGGTCTTCGACCGGATGCGCGCCGCCGGGATCGAGTTCCTCGGCGAGCCGTACACCTTCGCGGCCGGCGAGGTGAACCCGCCGGAGGCCCTCGGCACCGAGGTCGCGTACTTCAACGACCCGGACGGGACGAACCTCGAACTCATCGCGCCGAAGGGCGGCTTCGCGCGCAGCGAGTGA
- a CDS encoding TetR/AcrR family transcriptional regulator yields the protein MRPATPSAKPLGRPRIGIDAAVFAATLNTVHQLGYAGATMDRIAAAAGVAKTTIYRRWESKGALIVDCLLDAFGPLPIESDDRVEILTSTIRWIAAKIGEPGVAAAFAGVFVDGVSDRGLREVLSTRFQAPYLRTLQEALNEPESRVLLFIDTVVGTLLHRMGMTGAPMIDADTTALTEMVLRHFG from the coding sequence ATGAGGCCAGCGACTCCCTCCGCCAAGCCACTCGGGCGCCCACGCATCGGCATCGACGCCGCGGTCTTCGCCGCAACGCTGAACACGGTTCACCAACTGGGCTACGCCGGCGCGACAATGGACCGCATCGCGGCAGCGGCAGGAGTTGCGAAGACGACGATCTACCGCCGCTGGGAGTCAAAGGGCGCGCTGATCGTGGACTGCCTCCTCGACGCGTTCGGTCCGCTGCCAATAGAGAGCGACGACCGCGTCGAGATCTTGACTTCGACCATCCGTTGGATCGCAGCGAAGATCGGCGAGCCGGGGGTCGCCGCGGCGTTCGCCGGCGTGTTCGTGGACGGCGTCAGCGATCGAGGCCTGCGCGAGGTCCTGTCCACTCGGTTCCAGGCCCCATACCTACGCACGCTTCAGGAAGCGTTGAACGAGCCCGAGAGTCGGGTCCTGCTCTTCATCGACACCGTGGTCGGCACCCTGCTCCACCGAATGGGCATGACCGGCGCGCCGATGATCGACGCCGACACCACCGCACTGACGGAGATGGTTCTACGCCACTTCGGCTGA
- a CDS encoding alpha/beta hydrolase: MNDVTGAERPPLGVRVLHALAKERDWLTLTTEELIAFRDAENRKRASRLIRVITGFPDRGATIQWQEVTLPDRRVRVRVYRPSTKHVNGRTDLPLVLHVHGGGFVGTAVQSDWLNSHLAVRLPAVVVSVEHRLLAPGTPLTAAVDDGWDVLRHLVRHAADWGVDPARTAVVGESTGATIAALAAIRVRGSGLLLRAQVLVNPALDLTETAFDHASMTRHAHSPTLTIPQMRLFQRLAVPPGTDARAVSPLQADDLNGLAPALVVVPTLDPVADHGRLYAERLRQAGTPAQLTEHPGATHAFLSMPGVVPQAKAARAVIAEFLRDHLPG, from the coding sequence ATGAACGACGTCACGGGTGCTGAACGGCCACCACTGGGTGTCCGCGTGCTGCACGCTCTGGCGAAGGAGCGGGACTGGTTGACGCTGACGACCGAGGAGTTGATCGCCTTCCGCGACGCGGAGAATCGCAAGCGGGCGTCCCGGCTCATCCGCGTGATCACCGGATTCCCAGACCGCGGTGCCACGATCCAGTGGCAGGAGGTGACGCTGCCGGACCGTCGGGTCCGGGTCCGCGTGTACCGGCCGTCGACCAAACACGTCAACGGACGCACCGACCTGCCGCTCGTGCTGCACGTGCACGGCGGCGGGTTCGTTGGTACAGCGGTGCAGAGCGACTGGTTGAACAGCCACCTCGCCGTACGGCTACCGGCGGTCGTCGTCTCGGTCGAACACCGGCTCCTCGCTCCGGGGACTCCTCTGACGGCGGCCGTCGACGACGGCTGGGACGTGCTGCGGCACCTGGTGCGGCACGCCGCGGACTGGGGAGTCGACCCGGCGCGGACCGCGGTGGTCGGCGAAAGCACCGGCGCGACGATTGCCGCACTGGCCGCCATCCGGGTCAGAGGATCCGGCCTGCTCCTGCGGGCACAGGTATTGGTCAACCCCGCTCTCGATCTGACTGAGACCGCGTTCGACCACGCCTCGATGACCCGGCACGCCCACAGCCCGACCCTGACCATCCCACAGATGCGGCTGTTCCAACGACTGGCCGTTCCGCCGGGAACAGATGCTCGGGCGGTGTCGCCGCTGCAGGCCGACGACCTGAACGGGCTGGCCCCTGCACTCGTGGTGGTGCCGACACTCGACCCGGTGGCCGATCACGGACGTTTGTACGCCGAACGGCTGCGCCAGGCCGGAACACCCGCGCAGCTCACCGAACATCCCGGGGCGACGCACGCGTTCCTCAGCATGCCAGGGGTGGTGCCGCAGGCCAAGGCCGCGCGGGCCGTGATCGCCGAGTTCCTCCGCGATCACCTACCCGGATGA
- a CDS encoding PrsW family intramembrane metalloprotease translates to MGDRWRRWAWVAVFVVGLVLYLAVLRTLVSTKNPNFVPALILLGATLVPLTFLTFAQARTGRWQVPASVLVTSAFFGGVIGTVVAGTLEYDTLRGLGTLPMLFVALIEESAKLIVPVVLLFTVVAQHRRRVPSDGLVIGVAAGMGFAALETMGYAFSALLSSQGNIGAVEQTLFIRGLTAPAGHTAWTGLTAGALWALLATPSARRLVGFIGTFVGVVVLHTLWDTFTGSLVFVVVALVSIGWLFWELHRYRTFNDHPVGELQPN, encoded by the coding sequence ATGGGTGATCGTTGGCGCCGGTGGGCGTGGGTTGCAGTCTTCGTCGTCGGGCTGGTCCTCTATCTGGCGGTGCTGCGGACCCTCGTCAGCACCAAGAATCCGAATTTCGTACCGGCGTTGATCCTGCTCGGGGCGACGCTGGTGCCCCTGACGTTCCTGACGTTCGCGCAGGCCCGCACCGGGCGGTGGCAGGTGCCGGCGTCGGTGTTGGTGACGTCGGCGTTCTTCGGTGGTGTGATCGGCACTGTCGTCGCCGGGACGCTGGAGTACGACACCCTGCGCGGCCTCGGCACGCTGCCCATGCTGTTCGTGGCGTTGATCGAGGAGTCGGCGAAGCTGATCGTGCCGGTGGTGCTGCTGTTCACGGTGGTGGCCCAGCATCGGCGTCGGGTTCCCTCGGACGGTCTGGTCATCGGTGTCGCCGCCGGCATGGGGTTCGCCGCGCTGGAGACGATGGGTTACGCGTTCAGCGCGCTGCTCAGTTCGCAGGGCAACATCGGTGCGGTGGAGCAGACGCTGTTCATCCGTGGGCTGACCGCGCCCGCCGGTCACACCGCCTGGACCGGGCTCACCGCGGGCGCGTTGTGGGCGTTGTTGGCCACGCCGAGCGCCCGGCGGTTGGTCGGGTTCATCGGCACGTTCGTGGGTGTCGTCGTCCTGCACACCCTGTGGGACACGTTCACCGGATCGCTGGTCTTCGTCGTGGTGGCGCTCGTCAGCATCGGCTGGCTGTTCTGGGAGCTGCACCGCTACCGGACCTTCAACGACCACCCCGTCGGTGAGCTTCAGCCGAACTGA
- the nrfD gene encoding NrfD/PsrC family molybdoenzyme membrane anchor subunit gives MTRGGEHLTVPAADFTSYYGRPILKPPVWKRDIAGYLFTGGLAAGGALIGAGAQLTGRPALRQVGRWTALGGVTASAYLLVHDLGRPARFHHMLRIAKLTSPMSVGTWILTAFGPAAGVAAIAELATRLPDHGVLGLARRLAPPVGDIAGLAAAATAPALATYTGVLLADTAVPAWHDAYPFMPFVFGGSALAAATGVGLIAAPAAQTAPLRRLAVVAATVKYAGGRRMERLGLTGEPYRQGRSGRLVRAGDVLLGVGTVAALFSRRSRVLSAISGAALVASSVATRFGIFEAGRVSARDPKYTVVPQRERLDEKRSTTEH, from the coding sequence ATGACCCGCGGCGGCGAGCACCTGACAGTGCCGGCGGCCGACTTCACCTCCTACTACGGCCGCCCGATCCTCAAACCGCCGGTGTGGAAGCGCGACATCGCCGGTTACCTGTTCACCGGTGGGCTCGCCGCCGGGGGAGCGCTGATCGGCGCGGGCGCCCAACTGACCGGCCGGCCCGCTCTGCGTCAGGTGGGGCGGTGGACGGCGCTCGGCGGCGTCACCGCCAGCGCGTACCTGCTGGTGCACGACCTCGGTCGACCGGCCCGGTTCCACCACATGCTCCGGATCGCCAAGCTGACCTCGCCGATGTCGGTCGGCACCTGGATCCTCACCGCGTTCGGTCCGGCCGCCGGCGTGGCCGCGATCGCCGAGCTGGCGACCCGACTCCCCGACCACGGCGTGCTCGGTCTCGCCCGCCGCCTGGCCCCACCGGTCGGCGACATCGCCGGCCTGGCCGCCGCCGCCACCGCCCCGGCACTCGCCACGTACACCGGGGTGCTGCTCGCCGACACCGCCGTACCGGCGTGGCACGACGCGTACCCCTTCATGCCGTTCGTCTTCGGTGGCAGCGCGCTCGCCGCGGCCACCGGGGTCGGCCTCATCGCGGCGCCGGCTGCCCAGACCGCCCCGCTGCGGCGACTCGCGGTCGTCGCGGCGACCGTCAAGTACGCCGGCGGTCGCCGGATGGAGCGGTTGGGCCTGACCGGTGAGCCCTACCGGCAGGGACGCAGCGGTCGTCTGGTCCGGGCGGGTGACGTGCTGCTCGGCGTGGGCACCGTCGCCGCGCTGTTCAGCCGGCGCAGCCGGGTTCTGTCGGCGATCTCCGGCGCCGCCCTCGTGGCATCGTCGGTCGCCACCCGGTTCGGCATCTTCGAGGCCGGCCGGGTGTCGGCCCGCGATCCGAAGTACACGGTCGTGCCACAACGGGAGCGACTCGACGAGAAGCGGTCGACCACTGAGCACTGA
- a CDS encoding OFA family MFS transporter, producing MLSVFDPRHTVAPPGYSRWLIPTAALAVHVCIGQVYATSVYKNSLIAHFDVSQTAIGAIFSIAIVMLGSSAAVGGRWVERNGPRRAMFVSACFWATGFLVGALGIATQQLWLLYLGYGVIGGIGLGIGYISPVSTLIKWFPDRPGLATGLAIMGFGGGALVAGPLARQLLSLYDSGYNPSNPAAVASGHALVALFVTFGIGYFVIMMFGPFNVRVPAPDWRPAGFDPASVATRPLVTTASVSASNAVRTRSFWLLWIVLFCNVTAGIGILEQASPMIQDFFRDNGTATTVSVTAAAGFVGVLSLFNMAGRFVWSTTSDLIGRKPIYMVYLGVGMVLYLLLAVAGHSATALFVLIAAAIISFYGGGFATMPAYLRDLFGTFQVGAIHGRILTAWSAAGVAGPLIVNGILDTQGKPGTLTAAAYRPALFTMVGILAIGFIANLLVRAVPERFHEPNRGPTSPVAKATVTEPVALGPDSRPPAPPRVGNQTGRLWLSWLLVAVLLGYGIVQTVITAAKLFTG from the coding sequence ATGCTGTCGGTCTTCGATCCCCGGCACACTGTCGCTCCCCCGGGATACAGTCGCTGGCTCATCCCGACCGCGGCACTGGCCGTGCACGTGTGCATCGGCCAGGTGTACGCGACGAGTGTCTACAAGAACTCCCTCATCGCGCACTTCGACGTCAGTCAGACGGCGATCGGGGCGATCTTCAGTATCGCCATCGTGATGCTGGGTTCGTCCGCGGCGGTGGGTGGCCGCTGGGTGGAGCGGAACGGACCGCGCCGGGCGATGTTCGTCTCGGCGTGCTTCTGGGCCACGGGGTTCCTGGTCGGCGCGCTCGGCATCGCGACCCAACAGCTCTGGCTGCTCTACCTCGGGTACGGCGTCATCGGCGGCATCGGGCTCGGCATCGGCTACATCTCGCCCGTCTCCACACTGATCAAGTGGTTCCCGGACCGGCCCGGCCTGGCCACCGGTCTGGCCATCATGGGGTTCGGCGGCGGCGCCCTGGTCGCCGGCCCGCTCGCACGCCAACTGCTCTCCCTCTACGACTCCGGCTACAACCCCAGCAACCCCGCGGCGGTGGCCTCGGGACACGCCCTCGTGGCGCTCTTCGTCACGTTCGGCATCGGATATTTCGTGATCATGATGTTCGGCCCCTTCAACGTCCGGGTACCGGCGCCGGACTGGCGGCCCGCCGGGTTCGACCCCGCGAGCGTCGCCACCCGGCCTCTCGTGACGACAGCGAGCGTGTCGGCGTCGAACGCCGTGCGTACCCGGTCGTTCTGGTTGCTGTGGATCGTGCTGTTCTGCAACGTCACCGCGGGCATCGGCATCCTGGAGCAGGCCAGCCCGATGATCCAGGACTTCTTCCGGGACAACGGAACCGCCACCACGGTCTCGGTGACGGCGGCGGCCGGTTTCGTGGGAGTGCTGTCGCTGTTCAACATGGCGGGGCGGTTCGTCTGGTCGACGACGTCCGACCTCATCGGCCGCAAGCCCATCTACATGGTCTACCTCGGTGTCGGCATGGTGCTGTACCTGCTGCTCGCCGTCGCCGGCCACTCCGCGACCGCGCTCTTCGTGCTGATCGCCGCCGCGATCATCTCCTTCTACGGCGGTGGCTTCGCCACCATGCCCGCCTACCTGCGTGACCTGTTCGGCACCTTCCAGGTCGGGGCCATCCACGGCCGGATCCTGACCGCGTGGTCGGCCGCGGGTGTCGCCGGCCCGCTGATCGTCAACGGGATCCTCGACACGCAGGGCAAGCCCGGCACCCTCACCGCGGCGGCGTACCGGCCCGCCCTGTTCACCATGGTCGGCATCCTCGCCATCGGGTTCATCGCGAACCTGCTGGTCCGTGCCGTGCCCGAGAGGTTCCACGAGCCGAACCGTGGGCCGACCTCGCCCGTGGCGAAGGCAACCGTCACCGAGCCGGTCGCTCTCGGGCCGGACAGCAGGCCGCCCGCACCGCCCCGCGTCGGCAATCAGACCGGGCGACTCTGGTTGTCCTGGCTGCTGGTCGCGGTGCTCCTCGGGTACGGCATCGTCCAGACCGTCATCACCGCCGCGAAGCTGTTCACCGGCTGA
- a CDS encoding ASCH domain-containing protein codes for MDLDDLPLAEFAFPGPLRDALVGAILSGAKTSTTGLLVGYERANEPLPEVGELSAVVDSAGRRVAVIELTEVRVIRLGDVDLRHARDEGEGDESVAQWRAGHETFWHSAELREELGDPDFTVDDDTMVVTERFRLVHVV; via the coding sequence ATGGACCTTGATGATCTTCCGCTGGCCGAGTTCGCGTTCCCGGGGCCGCTGCGGGACGCGCTCGTGGGCGCGATCCTGTCCGGCGCGAAGACCTCGACGACGGGCCTGCTGGTCGGGTACGAGCGCGCGAACGAGCCACTGCCTGAGGTCGGTGAACTCTCCGCCGTGGTGGACTCCGCAGGCCGGCGGGTCGCGGTCATCGAACTGACCGAGGTACGGGTGATCCGTCTCGGGGACGTCGACCTGCGACACGCGCGGGACGAGGGGGAGGGCGACGAGTCCGTGGCGCAGTGGCGGGCGGGGCACGAGACGTTCTGGCACAGCGCGGAGCTCCGCGAGGAGTTGGGCGACCCCGACTTCACGGTGGACGACGACACGATGGTGGTGACCGAGCGCTTCCGGCTGGTGCACGTGGTCTGA
- the fdh gene encoding formate dehydrogenase encodes MGVPRWIAGWPVYRQLTGTDPLGRGAAAKSAGSRALTARTDTADSMARSVCPYCAVGCGQRVYVKDGQVSQIEGDPDSPISRGRLCPKGSASKSLVTSPLRQTTVRYRRPYGTEWEDLDLDTAMNMIADRVLAARDETWEDVDAEGRPLNRTLGISSLGGATLDNEENYLIKKLFTAMGALQIENQARIUHSATVPGLGTSFGRGGATQFQQDLSNSDVIVIQGSNMAEAHPVGFQWVMEAKRRGAKVFHVDPRFTRTSALADSYLPIRAGTDIALLGGVIRYILDNELDFREYVVSYTNAATIVTEEFADTEDLHGLFSGFQEENASYDQTSWRYQGHGQNQTTRDTETQRETGAGLEHESHGAPVGGETERDETLQHPRCVYQILKRHYARYTPEMVERVCGIPQEKFLELAQAWTENSGRERTGMLVYSVGWTQHSVGVQYIRTGAIIQLLLGNMGRPGGGVMALRGHASIQGSTDIPTLFNLLPGYLPMPHHAEHPSFDEWVDSIRHPGQKGFWGNARTYGVNLLKAYWGDAATADNDFCYGYLPRMTGDHGTYQQVLDMIDGKVKGYFLLGQNPAVGSAHGRAQRLGMANLDWLVVRDLFEIESATFWKNAPEIETGEIVTEECRTEVFFLPAASHVEKEGTFTQTQRLLQWREKAVEPPGDARSELWFFYHLGRIVRERLATSTLPRDRALLDLTWDYPTHGPHAEPSAEAVLREINGYDVATGRPLASFTEMKDDGSTVGGCWIYTGVYADGVNQAARRKPGAEQSLVAPEWGWAWPANRRILYNRASADPDGNPWSERKRYVWWDADKGEWTGYDVPDFEKTKPPSYRPAHDSSGVAGIAGDDPFILQGDGKGWLYAPTGVLDGPMPTHYEPVESPVRNPLYRQQANPTRKVYTHPINTLNPSPPEPYSQVFPYVFTVSRLTEHHTAGAMSRMVSPLAELQPEMFVEVSPELAVERGLTHLGWAHLITARAAIEARVLVTDRLTPLRVDGRVIHQVWLPYHFGFEGLVTGDSANDLFGISLDPNVLIQESKVGTCDVRSGRRPRGAELLALLVDYRRRSGDLNPHYPPMVTTDSADSGPDQEV; translated from the coding sequence ATGGGGGTGCCTCGTTGGATCGCCGGCTGGCCGGTCTACCGGCAGCTCACCGGCACCGACCCGCTCGGCCGGGGAGCGGCGGCCAAGTCCGCCGGATCCCGCGCGCTGACCGCCCGCACCGACACCGCCGACTCGATGGCCCGGTCCGTCTGCCCGTACTGCGCCGTCGGTTGTGGCCAACGGGTGTACGTGAAGGACGGGCAGGTCAGTCAGATCGAGGGCGACCCGGACAGCCCGATCTCGCGCGGGCGACTCTGCCCGAAGGGCTCGGCCAGCAAGAGTCTGGTGACGAGCCCACTGCGGCAGACCACGGTCCGCTACCGACGCCCGTACGGCACCGAGTGGGAGGACCTCGACCTCGACACGGCGATGAACATGATCGCCGATCGGGTGCTCGCCGCCCGGGACGAGACCTGGGAGGACGTCGACGCCGAAGGTCGGCCGCTGAACCGGACGCTGGGCATTTCCAGCCTGGGCGGGGCGACGCTGGACAACGAGGAGAACTACCTCATCAAGAAGTTGTTCACCGCGATGGGGGCGCTCCAGATCGAGAACCAGGCCCGTATTTGACACTCCGCCACCGTCCCCGGTCTGGGGACCAGCTTCGGCCGTGGCGGCGCCACCCAGTTCCAGCAGGACCTGTCGAACTCCGACGTCATCGTCATCCAGGGTTCGAACATGGCCGAGGCACACCCGGTGGGCTTCCAGTGGGTGATGGAGGCCAAGCGTCGCGGCGCGAAGGTGTTCCACGTCGACCCACGGTTCACCCGCACCAGCGCGCTGGCCGACTCGTACCTGCCCATCCGGGCGGGCACCGACATCGCGCTGCTCGGCGGGGTGATCCGCTACATCCTGGACAACGAGCTGGACTTCCGGGAGTACGTGGTCTCCTACACCAACGCCGCGACGATCGTGACCGAGGAGTTCGCCGACACCGAGGACCTGCACGGGCTCTTCTCCGGCTTCCAGGAGGAGAACGCCTCGTACGACCAGACCAGTTGGCGCTACCAGGGCCACGGGCAGAACCAGACGACCCGGGACACCGAGACGCAGCGGGAGACCGGCGCCGGGCTGGAGCACGAGTCACACGGCGCCCCGGTCGGCGGCGAGACCGAGCGCGACGAGACGTTGCAGCACCCGCGCTGCGTCTACCAGATCCTGAAGCGGCACTACGCCCGCTACACCCCGGAGATGGTGGAACGCGTCTGCGGCATCCCGCAGGAGAAGTTCCTCGAACTGGCGCAGGCCTGGACGGAGAACTCCGGTCGGGAGCGCACCGGGATGCTCGTCTACTCGGTGGGGTGGACGCAGCACAGTGTGGGTGTGCAGTACATCCGCACGGGCGCGATCATCCAGTTGTTGTTGGGCAACATGGGTCGCCCGGGTGGTGGGGTGATGGCCCTGCGGGGGCATGCCAGCATCCAGGGTTCCACCGACATCCCGACGTTGTTCAACCTGTTGCCGGGTTACCTGCCGATGCCGCACCACGCCGAGCACCCGAGTTTCGACGAGTGGGTGGACAGCATCCGGCACCCGGGGCAGAAGGGTTTCTGGGGCAACGCGCGCACCTACGGCGTCAACCTGCTCAAGGCGTACTGGGGAGACGCCGCCACCGCCGACAACGACTTCTGCTACGGCTACCTGCCCCGGATGACCGGGGACCACGGCACCTACCAGCAGGTGCTCGACATGATCGACGGGAAGGTCAAGGGGTACTTCCTGTTGGGGCAGAACCCGGCGGTCGGTTCGGCGCACGGCCGGGCGCAGCGGCTCGGCATGGCCAACCTCGACTGGCTCGTGGTCCGGGACCTGTTCGAGATCGAGAGCGCCACGTTCTGGAAGAACGCGCCGGAGATCGAGACCGGCGAGATCGTCACGGAGGAGTGCCGTACCGAGGTGTTCTTCCTGCCCGCCGCCTCGCACGTGGAGAAGGAGGGCACGTTCACCCAGACGCAGCGGTTGTTGCAGTGGCGGGAGAAGGCCGTCGAGCCGCCGGGCGACGCCCGCTCCGAGCTGTGGTTCTTCTACCACCTCGGCCGGATCGTCAGGGAACGGCTGGCGACGTCGACGCTGCCGCGCGACCGGGCGTTGCTCGACCTCACCTGGGACTACCCGACGCACGGTCCGCACGCGGAGCCGAGCGCCGAGGCGGTGCTGCGGGAGATCAACGGGTACGACGTGGCCACCGGCCGGCCACTGGCGTCGTTCACCGAGATGAAGGACGACGGCTCCACCGTCGGCGGTTGCTGGATCTACACCGGGGTGTACGCGGACGGCGTCAACCAGGCGGCCCGCCGCAAGCCCGGCGCGGAGCAGTCCCTGGTGGCGCCCGAGTGGGGTTGGGCGTGGCCGGCGAACCGGCGCATCCTGTACAACCGTGCCTCGGCCGACCCGGACGGCAACCCGTGGTCCGAGCGCAAGCGTTACGTGTGGTGGGACGCGGACAAGGGCGAGTGGACCGGTTACGACGTGCCGGACTTCGAGAAGACCAAACCGCCGTCCTACCGGCCCGCGCACGACTCCTCGGGCGTGGCGGGAATCGCCGGCGACGACCCGTTCATCCTCCAGGGCGACGGCAAGGGCTGGCTGTACGCGCCGACCGGCGTGCTCGACGGGCCGATGCCCACCCACTACGAGCCGGTCGAGTCCCCGGTGCGCAACCCGCTCTACCGGCAGCAGGCCAACCCGACCCGCAAGGTCTACACCCACCCGATCAACACGCTGAACCCGAGCCCGCCGGAGCCGTACAGCCAGGTGTTCCCGTACGTGTTCACGGTCAGCCGGCTCACCGAGCACCACACCGCGGGCGCGATGAGCCGGATGGTGTCGCCGCTGGCCGAGTTGCAGCCGGAGATGTTCGTCGAGGTGTCCCCGGAGTTGGCTGTCGAACGTGGCCTCACCCACCTGGGCTGGGCTCACCTGATCACCGCGCGTGCGGCCATCGAGGCGAGGGTGCTGGTGACGGACCGGCTCACCCCGTTGCGGGTGGACGGCCGGGTCATCCATCAGGTGTGGTTGCCGTACCACTTCGGTTTCGAGGGTCTGGTGACCGGTGACTCGGCCAACGACCTGTTCGGCATCAGCCTGGATCCGAACGTGCTGATCCAGGAGAGCAAGGTCGGCACCTGCGACGTCCGGTCCGGGCGTCGCCCCAGAGGTGCGGAGCTGCTGGCGCTCCTCGTCGACTACCGGCGGCGCTCCGGTGACCTCAACCCGCACTATCCACCGATGGTCACGACCGACTCCGCGGACAGCGGCCCGGACCAGGAGGTCTGA
- a CDS encoding winged helix-turn-helix domain-containing protein, whose amino-acid sequence MTRAGQGCPSIPGGAVAEDDDATSNSEDPADEPFPLLIAVTSSPAERIRLAERLDGIAPLLLVSDLDELRRLIAAPQQMAAAASEPASALVIDSTRSSARCGEREVDLTRLEHDLLTCLISEPVRVWSYAELHRSVWGDEGRERKADVQSLVKRLRRKLHDLGTRATIDVVRGVGLRLADHQQARVERA is encoded by the coding sequence ATGACGAGAGCCGGGCAGGGATGCCCATCGATCCCGGGCGGTGCTGTGGCCGAGGACGACGATGCGACGTCGAACAGCGAGGATCCGGCCGACGAGCCGTTCCCGCTACTGATCGCGGTGACGTCGTCGCCGGCCGAGCGCATCCGGCTCGCGGAGCGACTCGACGGCATCGCACCGCTCCTGCTCGTGTCCGATCTCGACGAACTACGCCGGCTGATCGCCGCCCCGCAGCAGATGGCCGCAGCCGCATCCGAGCCGGCCAGCGCCCTGGTCATCGACTCGACCCGGTCGAGCGCTCGGTGCGGCGAACGTGAGGTCGACCTCACCCGCCTGGAACACGACCTGCTGACGTGCCTGATCAGCGAGCCGGTCCGGGTCTGGAGCTACGCGGAGTTGCACCGGTCGGTCTGGGGCGACGAGGGGCGCGAACGAAAGGCGGACGTGCAGTCGCTGGTGAAGCGACTACGCCGCAAGCTGCACGACCTCGGCACCCGCGCCACCATCGACGTCGTTCGAGGTGTCGGCCTGCGGCTGGCCGACCACCAGCAGGCCCGGGTCGAACGCGCCTGA